In Microvenator marinus, one genomic interval encodes:
- a CDS encoding STM4012 family radical SAM protein: protein MSSRRTTWDLAKQAGPYQAYAYSYPHKTAYRNFVPRRLSDVWENEDQSGLFLYAHIPFCEMRCGFCNLFTLASAKDTLQEAYCDAFERQAALIREELPDARFARIAIGGGTPSILEIPQLERVFSSLSAFVNPLDVPVAIEVSPATISRKKLDYLKAAGVNRISVGIQSFIESETKSLRRPQSAELAHQALDLMRNTGFDIMNIDLIYGIENQTPETFKHSLHEALKYAPEEIYLYPLYVRPLTGLGRTDAEWDDFRQTLYRVGRDLLLEQGYHQLSMRMFRRSDAIAPEGPPYACQADGMVGLGVGARSYTSSLHYSTEFAVGRPSVKGIIQDFVERPDHAHIHANYGFELNVDDQKRRHIILSLLSDETLLDATYASRFGSEPESDFPELQELVDDGISERTQEGMRLTSLGLEWSDAIGPWLTSHKVKSLSEEFELR from the coding sequence ATGAGTTCTAGACGCACCACATGGGATTTGGCCAAGCAGGCAGGCCCGTATCAGGCCTACGCCTACTCCTATCCTCACAAGACCGCCTATCGAAATTTCGTGCCGAGGCGGCTGAGCGACGTCTGGGAGAACGAGGACCAGTCCGGGCTTTTCCTCTATGCCCATATCCCGTTTTGCGAGATGCGATGCGGGTTCTGCAATCTCTTCACCCTGGCGAGCGCCAAGGACACGCTTCAAGAGGCCTATTGTGACGCTTTTGAGCGGCAAGCTGCGCTAATTCGAGAAGAACTACCTGACGCTCGCTTTGCACGAATTGCAATCGGAGGCGGAACCCCGTCCATCTTGGAGATTCCTCAACTTGAACGGGTCTTTTCAAGCCTTTCAGCGTTCGTGAACCCGTTGGACGTTCCCGTGGCGATCGAGGTCTCTCCAGCCACCATATCGCGAAAAAAACTCGATTACCTCAAGGCCGCTGGAGTTAACCGAATCAGCGTTGGAATCCAGAGTTTTATCGAGTCCGAAACCAAGTCGCTTCGCCGGCCCCAGTCTGCTGAACTGGCGCATCAAGCCCTCGATCTCATGCGCAACACGGGCTTCGACATCATGAACATCGACCTGATCTACGGAATCGAGAACCAGACCCCTGAAACCTTCAAGCATTCGCTTCACGAAGCCCTCAAATACGCGCCAGAAGAAATCTATCTCTATCCACTTTACGTCCGCCCGCTCACCGGGCTCGGCCGCACGGATGCTGAATGGGACGACTTCCGGCAGACCCTCTACCGCGTTGGGCGCGACCTCTTGCTTGAGCAGGGCTATCACCAACTCTCCATGCGGATGTTTCGCCGTTCTGATGCCATTGCGCCCGAAGGACCGCCCTACGCTTGTCAGGCAGATGGTATGGTGGGCCTCGGAGTTGGAGCCCGCTCCTACACAAGCAGCCTTCACTACTCCACGGAATTCGCAGTGGGACGGCCTTCCGTCAAAGGAATCATACAAGACTTTGTGGAACGACCAGACCACGCGCATATCCACGCGAATTACGGGTTTGAGCTAAATGTAGACGACCAGAAACGCCGCCACATCATCCTTTCGCTCCTCAGCGATGAGACGCTCCTCGACGCCACCTACGCGAGCCGATTTGGTAGCGAACCGGAGTCTGACTTTCCGGAGCTCCAGGAGCTAGTCGACGATGGAATCAGCGAGAGGACTCAAGAGGGAATGCGCCTTACGTCGCTGGGACTGGAGTGGTCCGACGCCATCGGTCCATGGCTCACATCCCATAAGGTGAAATCACTCTCCGAGGAGTTCGAACTACGATGA
- a CDS encoding STM4013/SEN3800 family hydrolase, whose translation MNKIVGDSDILWITLDTLRWDVAQDAFWKGELPNISKLMPSTGWEERHSPGSFTYAAHHAFFSGFLPTLAKPGPHPRLFAARFPGSETTAPNTFTFEEATLPEALSKSGYRTHCIGGVGFFNKQTALGSVLPGLFDESEWKPSWGVTSRNSAQLQFERAAEVLAESDAPHFLFINVSAIHQPNCHYLPDCQTDGLESHRAALRYVDSTFPILLDALKRRSRVFGAVFGDHGTAYGEDGFYGHRNGLSSVMNVPYFDFLLENS comes from the coding sequence ATGAACAAAATCGTAGGGGATTCCGATATCCTCTGGATAACCTTAGATACGCTTCGATGGGACGTGGCTCAAGACGCGTTTTGGAAGGGCGAGTTGCCAAACATTTCCAAGTTGATGCCCTCAACAGGATGGGAAGAACGTCATAGTCCCGGCTCGTTTACGTACGCTGCTCATCACGCATTCTTCAGCGGCTTCTTGCCCACGCTGGCCAAGCCCGGACCCCACCCAAGGCTCTTTGCCGCACGATTTCCCGGCAGTGAAACCACGGCACCAAACACGTTCACCTTTGAAGAAGCGACGCTCCCCGAAGCCCTCTCAAAGTCCGGCTACAGGACGCATTGCATTGGTGGCGTAGGTTTCTTCAACAAACAAACGGCGCTCGGAAGCGTGCTGCCAGGGCTTTTTGATGAATCAGAGTGGAAGCCGAGCTGGGGTGTTACGTCCAGAAATTCGGCGCAATTGCAATTCGAACGAGCAGCCGAAGTTCTGGCCGAATCCGACGCCCCACACTTTCTCTTCATCAACGTTTCGGCAATTCATCAGCCGAATTGCCACTACCTGCCGGATTGCCAAACCGATGGCCTTGAGAGCCACAGGGCGGCGTTGCGGTACGTGGACAGCACCTTCCCGATACTTCTGGACGCACTCAAGCGCCGCTCACGCGTGTTCGGGGCCGTTTTTGGCGACCATGGCACTGCATATGGCGAAGATGGCTTCTACGGACACCGTAACGGCCTGAGCTCGGTCATGAACGTGCCTTATTTCGATTTCCTTCTGGAGAACTCATGA
- a CDS encoding STM4011 family radical SAM protein, translated as MKRWSILYRGSLSSCNYACDYCPFAKTSNTRSELAKDRDELERFVTWVEARPDQEIGVFFTPWGEALIRKYYREAMVRLSHLPNVWKVAIQTNFSTSTSWVKEANLQKVGFWMTWHPTQTSMERFVEKCFELDAIGASYSVGVVGFKEELENIQKLRSLLRPNRYLWINAFKRDPKYYRPEDIRAFEEIDPYFRLNTVYHPSLGGACQAGETSFSVDGNGDARRCHFIREPIGNIYDSSFASCLKPRSCTNQTCGCFIGYVHMDRLGLYDEFGDGILERIPRTFLPEHTKAPMMTRTSSIGAE; from the coding sequence ATGAAGCGTTGGTCTATTCTCTATCGCGGTTCTCTTTCGAGCTGCAATTACGCGTGCGACTACTGCCCCTTCGCAAAGACTTCCAACACGCGCAGCGAGCTCGCGAAAGACCGCGACGAACTCGAGCGTTTTGTGACGTGGGTGGAAGCAAGGCCCGACCAAGAGATTGGCGTCTTCTTTACCCCTTGGGGCGAGGCCTTGATACGAAAATACTATCGCGAGGCGATGGTTCGACTCTCGCACCTTCCAAACGTTTGGAAGGTCGCCATCCAGACAAATTTCTCCACATCCACATCCTGGGTAAAAGAAGCAAACCTTCAAAAGGTTGGGTTTTGGATGACTTGGCATCCGACACAAACCTCCATGGAGCGTTTTGTCGAAAAATGCTTCGAGCTCGATGCGATTGGCGCATCCTATAGTGTCGGCGTAGTTGGATTCAAAGAAGAGCTCGAAAACATCCAGAAGTTGAGATCTCTCCTAAGGCCCAATCGCTATCTTTGGATCAACGCATTTAAGCGCGACCCCAAGTACTACAGGCCTGAGGACATTCGCGCCTTTGAAGAGATCGACCCGTATTTCCGGTTAAACACCGTCTACCACCCATCATTGGGCGGCGCTTGCCAGGCAGGCGAGACATCATTTAGTGTAGATGGGAACGGAGACGCACGGCGATGTCATTTTATTCGAGAGCCCATCGGGAATATCTATGATTCGTCGTTCGCTTCATGCCTGAAGCCCCGCTCGTGTACCAACCAGACCTGCGGCTGCTTCATTGGGTACGTCCATATGGACCGACTCGGGCTTTATGACGAGTTCGGTGACGGAATACTAGAAAGGATCCCAAGAACTTTCTTGCCTGAGCATACAAAAGCACCGATGATGACGCGAACCTCTTCCATAGGAGCAGAATGA
- a CDS encoding HAD family hydrolase produces the protein MQREQFKNALIFDLDNTLFDRDALARKAFVDLGFKGDLLEEMVTLDQGGNSDRLALSARAIELLPGVWEGPEDFWDAFRFRVSDTEYDARLVGLLERLTKSFRLGVLTNGGSENQRRKLQGLGIEGLFDEVVISQEVGISKPNPAIFELIVGRLGTDFSSSVLFGDSLENDCIPALELGMDVFWVHIAVRDVAYRKELAENAVRDVACRNELSTLGELRLTESLHDELERLLS, from the coding sequence TTGCAACGAGAGCAATTCAAAAACGCGCTGATTTTTGACCTCGATAACACCCTTTTTGATCGTGATGCGCTTGCGAGAAAAGCCTTTGTAGATCTTGGGTTTAAAGGTGATCTGCTCGAGGAAATGGTTACTTTAGATCAGGGTGGGAACTCCGATAGGCTTGCGCTTTCGGCTCGGGCAATCGAACTCCTGCCAGGGGTTTGGGAGGGGCCCGAAGACTTCTGGGACGCCTTTCGCTTCCGCGTATCAGACACCGAGTACGATGCCCGCTTGGTCGGCCTCTTGGAGCGGTTAACGAAGAGTTTTCGACTCGGCGTTCTAACCAATGGTGGCTCCGAAAATCAGCGGAGAAAGCTTCAAGGACTTGGAATTGAAGGCCTCTTTGACGAGGTTGTGATCTCCCAAGAAGTAGGCATCTCGAAGCCAAACCCGGCGATCTTTGAGTTGATAGTCGGACGCCTCGGTACCGATTTTTCTTCGTCAGTCCTTTTTGGTGACTCGCTAGAGAACGATTGCATTCCCGCACTAGAGCTAGGTATGGATGTGTTTTGGGTTCACATTGCGGTACGAGACGTAGCGTACCGTAAAGAATTGGCGGAAAATGCGGTACGAGACGTTGCGTGTCGTAATGAGCTCTCAACACTTGGAGAGCTAAGACTCACCGAGTCACTCCATGATGAGCTTGAGCGCCTACTTTCGTGA
- a CDS encoding high-potential iron-sulfur protein: protein MMKSEITRRNFLEKTAYTAAATLTLGYLLAGCKSEGDAGATKGAGDTKKQAASGDFSCNDVSGLNDADKATRESLKYVDKTPDPAKPCDGCALYTQPTGGAQCGGCTVVKGPIHPKGYCTAWAPKPA from the coding sequence ATGATGAAGAGCGAAATTACACGAAGAAACTTTCTCGAGAAGACCGCTTACACGGCGGCCGCAACACTCACACTCGGCTACCTTCTTGCGGGTTGTAAGAGCGAAGGTGACGCGGGCGCAACCAAAGGGGCTGGCGACACCAAGAAGCAAGCGGCGTCTGGCGACTTCTCATGCAATGACGTGTCGGGCTTGAATGATGCCGATAAAGCAACACGCGAATCCCTCAAGTACGTGGACAAGACCCCAGACCCAGCCAAACCATGTGACGGATGTGCCCTCTACACCCAACCAACGGGTGGCGCACAATGTGGCGGATGCACCGTGGTTAAAGGGCCTATCCACCCCAAAGGCTACTGCACAGCATGGGCACCTAAACCTGCCTAA
- a CDS encoding STM4014 family protein: protein MKFALLCNPENRRADYFIRAHESLLGCAPHVISWEDYLAGMESPPDLPLRIESPGENPVVREALIRLGAELRGAIDLQISRAHGVIEHEALFFDGFKSSLERLESLVECFVNTPASIIAMTDKMRAHAVLEAAGLPHVPLLSTVSTWEELSALLHEHGRVFVKPQYGSSASGVIALRARSRRFEATTSIELTEKHLFNSLKVRTYTDEREIGEIINRLGDPHDGVGKLLVEFWIPKDVFAGRGWDLRVLAITERPPAHVVVRTSTNPMTNLHLGNQRGDLAFVQGRLGPQRWAQTMDFARQAVKAFEASYTGLDIAWDAGLRRPLIIEANAFGDLLPGILNDQGQDTYHATLESFTKVGAQAHHGVTR, encoded by the coding sequence GTGAAATTCGCCCTACTCTGCAACCCCGAAAACCGTCGCGCTGACTACTTTATCCGCGCGCATGAGAGTCTTCTCGGTTGCGCTCCACACGTTATCTCATGGGAAGACTACTTGGCCGGGATGGAAAGCCCGCCAGACCTCCCCTTGCGCATTGAGTCTCCAGGAGAGAACCCGGTAGTGCGCGAGGCCTTGATCAGGCTGGGCGCGGAGCTCCGTGGGGCAATTGACCTCCAGATTAGCAGAGCCCACGGAGTCATCGAACACGAAGCGCTCTTCTTTGACGGGTTCAAGTCCTCGCTAGAGCGGCTTGAAAGCCTAGTGGAGTGCTTTGTGAACACTCCGGCCTCCATCATCGCCATGACGGACAAAATGCGAGCGCACGCGGTTCTAGAGGCCGCTGGGCTGCCACACGTGCCCCTTTTGTCCACCGTTTCTACCTGGGAAGAACTTTCGGCACTACTGCACGAACACGGCCGGGTATTCGTGAAGCCCCAATACGGCTCCTCAGCAAGTGGAGTCATCGCACTTCGCGCACGTTCCAGGCGATTTGAGGCCACGACGTCCATTGAATTGACCGAAAAACACCTCTTCAATTCTCTGAAAGTCAGAACTTACACCGATGAACGGGAGATCGGTGAGATCATCAACAGGCTGGGAGATCCTCATGACGGCGTAGGCAAACTCTTGGTGGAGTTTTGGATACCTAAGGATGTCTTCGCCGGAAGAGGATGGGACCTCAGGGTTCTCGCCATCACCGAACGGCCTCCTGCGCACGTCGTGGTGCGCACTTCGACGAATCCAATGACGAACCTGCACCTCGGAAACCAGAGAGGTGACCTGGCATTCGTCCAGGGTCGCCTTGGCCCTCAAAGATGGGCTCAAACCATGGACTTTGCTCGCCAGGCAGTCAAAGCTTTTGAGGCATCCTATACAGGGCTTGATATCGCTTGGGACGCAGGTCTCAGGCGTCCGCTTATCATTGAGGCGAATGCTTTTGGAGATCTACTCCCTGGAATTCTGAACGATCAGGGCCAAGACACCTACCACGCTACTCTCGAATCATTCACGAAAGTAGGCGCTCAAGCTCATCATGGAGTGACTCGGTGA